Genomic DNA from Alistipes indistinctus YIT 12060:
ACCTGCTGCCGGCGATGAACCTGCGCAGTTACGGTACGGCGCGCGACATTCGCAAATGGCCTGGCCGCGACCGGCGGCGCGGGGTGGCGAGCGACCTGATCCGCTATGAGTTGATGACTCCGTATACGGCGGGCAAAATTATCCGGGCGATACACGAATGCGAGTTCCTGCTCGCACGTTACCCGACAGCCGAAGAGGTGACCTGGAACCGGGTGAAGATCAAGACTCCCGCGTTGCGCAAAGGTTTGCTGCTCTATACGCAGTCTTTGAGGGGGTACCTATCGGAACTGTTGGAGCACGGAACCGTGCCTGGTCCCGGCTTGGCCGCTCTGCCCGACGATGCACCGGCCGGATTGGCAACCCCGCCCGATGGAGTGATCGAATGGATTGATCTGGCGGGTTTGATCGTACCTTCGGCAGCCATTGACCGATTGCTCGACGAGGTGGATGCGGGACGGCTTGCCGGGTTTGAAATATTGGAACAGCACTTGCGAAAGCTCGATACGGAATATTCCGGGATGGTCGCTTCGTGGGCGGTGTATGCACTGGAAAAATTGTTGAAGAAATCCGCCGTGCGCATTACTGCCGGGGATTTGCGGCAGGTGATCGCGCAGGGCGAAGCCGACCGTGCGGCACTTGCTGCGGGAGTGGAGATGGATGCCCGCCGCGATTTCGCTCCGCTGATGGCGGTCGGCTACGGCATCGATTCCGAGCAGTACCGCGATGCGGATTTCCGTGCCGTGCGCGGCGACGCGATTCGTGTTTTGAAAAAGTAATGCGTTGTCCGGTGCGGTTCGGTGCCGTGGTATGGGTATTTACGGCGGAATCGACACCGGGCAGAGAACCTTCAACCGTCTTTTTGATGGAGAGCGGATATCCGGATGGCGCGTCCGGAATGGGGTGTTTGCCGAATCGTACCTGCCGTGGATCGGTTTTTGCAGAAAATTTCCGTATCTTTGCGACGCGCGGAGATTCGCGCGCAAAAATCCTGATTCAGAGTTGATATGAGCATAGTAGCGATAGTGGGGCGCCCGAACGTAGGCAAGAGCACGTTGTTTAACCGGCTGGTAGGCATGCGCAAGGCGATCGTCGACGACACGGCGGGCACTACGCGCGACCGTCATTACGGTACTTCCGACTGGAACGGACGTGAATTTTCGGTCATCGATACCGGCGGATATGCCCTCGGCGGCGAGGATGTCTTCGAAGAGGAGATCCGCAAGCAGGTTCTGCTCGCTATCGATGAAAGCGACGTCGTGATTTTTATGGTAGAAGTCGCCACCGGAATTACCGATCTGGATATGGTGGTTGCCGACCTGTTGCGGCGCAGTGCGAAAAAGGTGCTGCTGGTGGTCAATAAGGTCGATAACAACGATCAGATTTACGGTTCGCATGAATTTTATGCGCTGGGTTTGGGGGATCCGTATTGCATCTCGACGATGAGCGGCAGCGGTACGGGCGATTTGCTGGATGCCGTGGTCGCCGCCCTGCCCGAGGATTCGGAGGCGGAGGGTTTCGAGGAGCTGCCTAAATTTGCCATCATCGGCCGCCCGAACGTGGGCAAGTCGTCGCTCACCAATGCGTTGCTCGATTCCGAGCGCAATATCGTCACGCCGGTGGCGGGTACGACCCGGGACTCGATCCTGACGCGGTACAACAAGTTCGGCATGGACTTTTACCTGATCGATACGGCCGGACTGCGCAAAAAGACCAAAGTGACCGAAGACCTCGAGTTTTATTCGGTACTCCGTTCCGTGCGTGCGATCGAATCTTCGGACGTCTGCATCCTGATGCTCGACGCTTCGCAGGGGATCGAATCTCAGGATATGAACATCTTTTCGTTGGTGGTGCGCAACAAGAAAGGGTGCGTGATCGTTGTGAACAAGTGGGACCTGATCGAGAAGGACAACAATACGATGAAGGAGTTCGCCGAAGCCATCCGCTACAGGCTTTCACCGTTCAGCGACGTGCCGATCGTCTTCACCTCGGTGCCGAATAAGCAACGTATCCTCGAGGTGTTGCAGACGGCCATGCAGGTGTATTATTCGCGAATCCGCAAAATCCCTACCTCTCAGTTGAACGAATACCTGCTGCCGATTATCGAGGAGACACCTCCCCCTGCGATCAAGGGGAAATATATACGGATCAAGTATGTGACACAGTTGGCATCGCCGACGCCGTCATTCGCCTTTTTTGTCAACCTTCCCCAATATATTAAAGAAGGATACCGCCGTTTTCTCGAGAATAAGATCCGCGAACGGTGGGATTTTACCGGGGTTCCACTCCAGATATTTTTCCGGCAAAAATAACGGACACTTTCGGATTATAGATCAGCGCGAAATTTTTCGCGCTTTTTTATTTTGTTGACATTAAGCCGATTGGGAAAATGAGTTGCGAGCCTCATTTCAACGGGAAAAATCTCCGTTGCGGATGTGCCGAAGGGGATGAAATCGGATGTTTTATGTGTATGTGTTTGATATAATGCTTGTTTTGGCGTTGTGTCAGTGAAAAAAGAAAATAATTCGCATAAATTTATGAACCGATATTGAACGTTTAAATTATTTATTCTATCTTTGGCATAGAGAAGATAAAGAAAGCGTTTTAGTTATCGTCCTCAGAAAGGCAGTCGGTCCGGTTTGCGTGGAGGGGAGAGAAGCATGGACGCTCATGTCGTGTAACTGAGTGTAACGTGTCCGTATTGAGAGGGCTTGTAGAAGCATAAGACATGAGTGGAGATGCCCCTTCAGGTGGTAATTCCGAATTTGACCTTCAGGTATTTTTGAGGTTTTAATTAAGCAGCCGCGCGCTTTTTTTGATTCCAGCTGTGAAAACTTTTTAATCTAAAATTAACTTACCGTCTGGTGGCTGGATGGTAACTAAACTTATTAATTATGAAGAGTAAATTTTTACTATTGGTGGGTGTACTCTTTGCTGTGGGAGCCGTGTTGTCCGGCTGTAAGGATGATCCCAACGAAAACCCCTATCCCGACACACTGACACAGTTCTCCGCTGAGGCCGCGTCGGGTGCCAATGCAATCAATTCCAACGGCGGTACGCGTACGATCGCGTTCTATTCTCCGGTGACCTGGACGGCTGCCGTTACCACCAGCGACGGTGGCGACTGGGTTAAGCTCGAACCTGCCAGCGGCCCCGTGGGTACCTGCTCGGTGACGGTGACTGCTGCGAAGAACGAGTCGAAAGACAAGACCCGTTCGGCTACCGTTACGATTACCGCCGGTTCCGAAACGCTGACCTACACGGTCGAGCAGCGTTATCAGCTCACTTTCGACGTGACGAATGCCGACAGCAAGGCCATCTACCTTCCGACCGAAGGCGAAACCTTTGTGCTGAATCTGGACAACAACGCCGGGACTATCGGTTACACGGTATCAATTTCTGAGGCCGATGCCAAATGGATCACTTACGACAAGGGGTCGAAAGCCGTTGACAATCTTTCTTTCACGGTCGCTGCCATCGATAACGATTATTTCGGTACGATCCGCACCGGTTCGATCGTAATCTCCGAAAACAACGGCGGTCCGGGCAACATCACCATTACTGTGAAACAGGCCGGTACCAAAACCATGATGATTTGGCCGACCGCGACCCAAAGCGTTGACGACATTATGACCGGTTTCGACAATACCAAGTATGAGACCCTGTACCTGGCCGGTAAACTGGCTGATGCTACGGCCGTTGGTGCCGTGGGTACCTATGTGGGCGGATCGGTTAACAAAGTCGACCTGACTGACGCTGTGGCCGAATCGATTCCGATGAACGCTTTCCAGGGGTGCAGTACGCTGAAAACCGTGACGATCAATACCAAGGTGACCAGCATCGAAGCCGGTGCATTCGCTGGTTCGGGCCTGACGTCGTTCACGTTCCCGCTGAATTCGGAGAAGGTGAAGGTTGACGGCAAGGATAAGACCGTCGATATGCCGAACAAAATTGCCACGATCGGCGACAACGCTTTCCAGGGTACCAAGCTGGCTTCGATCGAACTGCCGGGTGCTTTGACCACTCTGGGTGCCAACGCTTTCGAGGGTTGCCCTGCTCTGAAAGAAGTAACGTTTGCTTTCAGCGGTTGGAAAGACAATGAAAAGTACGATACCAAGCTCGACAATGCCGTAACTTCAATCGGTAATGCTGCGTTTATGACCTGCCCGAGCCTCACTTCGGTTAAGTTGCCGGTGAATGCCCTGACGACTTTGGGTGACGACGTATTCAATGGTGATTTTGCACTGGC
This window encodes:
- a CDS encoding leucine-rich repeat protein; the protein is MKSKFLLLVGVLFAVGAVLSGCKDDPNENPYPDTLTQFSAEAASGANAINSNGGTRTIAFYSPVTWTAAVTTSDGGDWVKLEPASGPVGTCSVTVTAAKNESKDKTRSATVTITAGSETLTYTVEQRYQLTFDVTNADSKAIYLPTEGETFVLNLDNNAGTIGYTVSISEADAKWITYDKGSKAVDNLSFTVAAIDNDYFGTIRTGSIVISENNGGPGNITITVKQAGTKTMMIWPTATQSVDDIMTGFDNTKYETLYLAGKLADATAVGAVGTYVGGSVNKVDLTDAVAESIPMNAFQGCSTLKTVTINTKVTSIEAGAFAGSGLTSFTFPLNSEKVKVDGKDKTVDMPNKIATIGDNAFQGTKLASIELPGALTTLGANAFEGCPALKEVTFAFSGWKDNEKYDTKLDNAVTSIGNAAFMTCPSLTSVKLPVNALTTLGDDVFNGDFALAGAFDLPKTVTTIGARAFQQTIISSITLTAVTTLGDNVFDGCNSLASITSKTATPPAVPSTLGVMSNGNLVIKVPSAEAVAAYQAATGWSTYSASITK
- the der gene encoding ribosome biogenesis GTPase Der; protein product: MSIVAIVGRPNVGKSTLFNRLVGMRKAIVDDTAGTTRDRHYGTSDWNGREFSVIDTGGYALGGEDVFEEEIRKQVLLAIDESDVVIFMVEVATGITDLDMVVADLLRRSAKKVLLVVNKVDNNDQIYGSHEFYALGLGDPYCISTMSGSGTGDLLDAVVAALPEDSEAEGFEELPKFAIIGRPNVGKSSLTNALLDSERNIVTPVAGTTRDSILTRYNKFGMDFYLIDTAGLRKKTKVTEDLEFYSVLRSVRAIESSDVCILMLDASQGIESQDMNIFSLVVRNKKGCVIVVNKWDLIEKDNNTMKEFAEAIRYRLSPFSDVPIVFTSVPNKQRILEVLQTAMQVYYSRIRKIPTSQLNEYLLPIIEETPPPAIKGKYIRIKYVTQLASPTPSFAFFVNLPQYIKEGYRRFLENKIRERWDFTGVPLQIFFRQK